From the Candidatus Hinthialibacter antarcticus genome, the window CACAGGCGCTTCCAGAGTTGCATCCATGCCTGATTTGATTTGTCAATTTTTGACAGGCCGGAACACGTTTTCCGAAACAAAATTATGGCTATCCATAAATACTAGGTACTCAATTACCGGATGAATTTTTTTTTATGAGATCGACGACAGAGCATCACGGCTTAAGCCGTGGGTATTGAATGAGGGCAAACACCATAAAACTTACATCCGCATGACGACTTTGCGCTGATAATCGTCGAGTGAAAAACCGGTTTTTTCAGGTACGATTACCTGTTATGATCGTGCGGGGCCGTTTACAATGCTTTAGAACGATCCTGATCTCGATATGTTGTGGCTGTTAAAGAACCCCGTTGTTGCACGCTGGGATGATGGGGTAGAATAATTTTCTGATTTGTATGGATTGAGGTAACCGTATGAAAGCCGCTCCGACGATTTCCATCCTGGCCAACTGTGACCGTTTTGATGAACAAGCCCAGGGGTTCTTTGATTCGATACTTGCCCAGACGTATTCGCAGATTGAACTTCTTGTTCCTAAAGCATTATTCACTTGTGTTCAGGAAAAAAATAACATTGGTTCGATTTCGATCAAGCCGATCTCTTCTTCCAGTCAAAACACGCTTTGGTATAAGGATGCGTTTGCGCAAGCGAGCGGCGACATCATTGTCTTCGCCTCGCCCGAGATTCGATATGCGGCGGACGCCTTTCTCTACGCGGCGTCTGTCTTTGCTCAATATCCCCAGTGTGGAACACTGATCGCCCAGTCTCGGCTGTTATCTCAAAATGGCCCGCTTCCGTTTGATCCTTATGATTTGATTCCACTGATTCGTTATGATCGTCTTCCCCCGATAGAAACACTCTTTTTTGCAAAACAATTGTGCGCCGGGCGGGTTCATCAATGGAGTGTGGAAGCAAGCATGTTGGGGATGGTTTTTTCGTGGATGATGCATGACGTTCCGATCGTGGTTGCTCAGACTGAAATTGGCGTCATGGATGGTGCGGATGACGCTCAAGAAGAGACGGTGGAATCCACCCTGATGGATTGTAAAAAGCGCTTTGAATATCAAAGCCGTTTATTAGAAATATTTTCTCACGATGAAGTTGTGAAAACATATTGCCCGTATTCAATGACCGAAATCTTCTGCCAGGCGGCTGAGAAAATCGAACGTTTGGAGGGCCAGTCCGAGCGGTTCCGAAATTTAGTGCAACGCGCAGCGCAGTCGAGCCAAGGAACCTATCGGCTCGAGCAACTCCAAGCAAAACTCACCGGGAAAAGTTCAGATGCTGAAGCGCAAAAAACGCCTATCGACCCAAACTTTAATGCAGAACACTGGTGGGATTCCCGCTATGCGACAGGTGGGAATAGCGGTGCGGGGAGTTATGGCGCGAACTACATGTTTAAGCGAGATTATATCAATGCAGTCGTTCGCCGCTTTGAAGTGAAATCTGTTATCGATCTGGGTTGCGGCGATGGATATCAAATTAAAGAAATTGATGTTGAAGCCTATCAAGGCGTAGACATATCCGCGTCTGTCGTTAATCGATGCCGCAAATTATATGAGAACCAACCCGCCTTTTCATTTAATGTGTATGATGAAATTGAAATGGAACGGTACGATTTGGCCATGTCGCTGGATGTCTTGTACCATGTGGTTGAGCCAGACCAATATGGCCTCTATCTGAACCGTTTGGTATCTCATTCGGGATTGATATTAATTTATGCTAATGCCACGCCCCGTTCAGATAATACCGCTCACATGTTATTTCGCGATCATATTGCTGAAATTCAGAAGCGAGCCGTTTCCGCGCGTATCATTGAGAAAGTGATGAATCCTTTGATTCCAAATGTAGGTTTTATACTGTTTGAAATTACGGCTTAGGCAGAACCTGCTTCTTGAGGGAAGTGAGTTGATATGAAATTTTTTTACCTCAATGCGATCGAGCAAAATGCAACCTACGGCGCGGAAGTTTTTATGAACCGCGCTTTTTTGCAGCAAGGGCATGAAACACATACGCTCGATTATCGCAAATATCGCCAAGCGCTTCCACAGGCCTTTCTTAACGCGCCTGATTTCGATGTCTTTCTTTTACAGCGCGGCGATTATTTTCCATTAGAATTAGTTGACGCCTGCCAGCGCCCGCGCTTGTTTTATTCCAGCGAATTGGTTTCGCGTTGCACCGACCAGTTACATTTATTTCAAAGCAATCTGTTTGATCATGTGCTTGTCCGTACGCCTACATGTAAGCAAGCAATTATTGACAAGGGGTGGATGCCGGGCGAAAAAATAACGGTGTTCCTCAGCGCATTTGATGAACAAACGCACCGGCCTTTGGAGGGAATCGAGCGTGATATTGATGTGCTATTTGTCGGCGGCGTCACCCAGCGCCGCCGTGAAATCATTACGCGATTAAAAAAATCATTTAACATCGTCGCCTGTCAGGCGTACGGCGCCGATATGGCGAAAATGTTCAACCGGGCGAAGATTGCCGTCAATATTCATGCAGAGGAATTTCTCGATACGGAAACCCGCGTGTTTGAATGTTTGGGATCAGGCGCGTTTTTAATTTCAGAAACCCTGTCAAACGAAAACCCTTTTCAGCCAGACCAACATTTTGTCGAAGTCTCATCCATTGACGAGATGGAAGAAAAAATTTCTTATTATCTGGAACACGATGAAGAGCGCTCTCGCATTGCGGATGCGGGCCGTAAAGAAGCCGTTGCGAACCACAGTTATTTCGCCCGCGCAAGAGAAATCGCAGAACACATGCAGCGCTTGTTGGGCCAAAAAAAAGATTGGTCGAAGCCCGCCTTGAACCGGGAGGCGGTTCAGCGACTGATCGCGCCTCAGTCAAAGCCGCAGCCCTCAGCCGCAGCGGCGGCTTCGGTTCAAACCAAGCCGGGCGCATTGCGGATTGGAATTGTGACCACATGGTTTGAGCGCGGCGCCGCCTATGTCTCGAAGCAATACCGCGAGGCGTTACAAGAAAATCACGAAGTCTTCATCTATGCGCGCGGCGGCGAGACATCAGGTCAGGGCGACCCGAATTGGGACGACGACCGCGTCACGTGGGGCAAGCCGGTGCAAACCAGCGTGCCAACGGCGATTGACTTGAACGACTTTCGCGCCTGGCTGCAAAAATGTCAGATCAACACCGTCATTTTTAACGAACAACATTGGTGGGCGCCCGTGGTGGGCTGCTCGCAAATGGGGATCAAAACCGGCGCGTACGTCGATTATTACACCGAACTGACCATCCCCATTTTTGGCTGCTATGATTTTTTATTGTGCAATACCAAGCGGCATTTCTCGGCCTTCGATTGGCACCCGCAAGCGAAATACGTTCCTTGGGGAACCAACACTGATCTATACAAGCCGACTCAATACGAGTTGGTGAATCCTGATGTTGTGACGTTTTTCCATTCGGCGGGATATAACCCCAGCCGTAAGGGAACGGATTTTCTGGTCGCGGCGTTTCGCGATGTGAAAGGCCCGGCGCGTTTGGTGATTCACACTCAAAAGCCTGTGCAGTTGCAGTTCCCTGAATTGGCGCCGTTGGTGAATGCGTTGCAGCAAGAGGGGCGGCTGGTGTATGAAGAGAAGACGGTGCCCGCGCCGGGGTTGTATCATGTAGGCGATGTGTATGTGTATCCATCGCGCTTGGACGGCATCGGATTGACGCAGGCGGAGGCGTTGGCGTGCGGGCTGCCGTTGATCGTCAGCGACAATGGACCAATGAATGAATTCGTCGATGAAACCAATGGCCGCGTGGTGAAGATCGACCGTTTGTATGCGCGTAACGACGGCTACTATTGGCCGCAATGCCGGGTGAACATTGAAGATTTGACCCGGCAGATGCAGTATTATGTTGACAATAAAAACCAGATGCCCGAAATGAAACGCGCAGCGCGTACGTATGCCGAAACGCATTTGGATTGGAAAAAGAACACCGCCGACTTGCCTACAATGATGAACGAGTTGGGCGTGATTCCACAAGACAAGAAAAAAATCTTTTACCAGCAGGCCCAACAGTATGAACAGCGCCGCGCCGCTTTAAGCGCGAGAGGCTAATCTCAAATTTTGGTTTTTCCGTGAACGATTCTCCAAACCCATTCCATGATGATTATCTCGTCTTTGGTTCTCCATTGATTGAAGATGACGAGATCAATGAAGTGGTTGATTCTTTGCGCAAAGGCTGGATCGGCGCCGGCCCGAAAGTCGCGCGCTTTGAACAAGAGTTTGCGGCGTACAAGGGAACCGAACAGGCGGCGGCAGTCAATTCATGCACAGCCGGGTTGCACCTGAGTTTACTCGCCGCTGGCCTCAAGCCTGGCGATGAAGTGATAACCACTCCGTTAACATTCTGCGCGACGATCAACTCGATTATTCACTCTGGCGCGACGCCCGTCCTGGCGGACATTGATCCGCGGACGATGAATATTGATCCCGCTGAGATCGAAAAAAAAATCACCCGAAAAACCAAAGCGCTTCTGCCCGTCCATTTTGCGGGGCGCTCTTGCGAGATGGACTCGATCATTCAACTGGCTGATCGGTATGATCTAAAAATTATTGAAGATTGCGCTCATGCGATTGAGACGGAATATCATGGACGCAGGGCCGGGACCATCGGCGATTTTGGTTGCTTTAGTTTTTATGTGACGAAGAATATGACCACTGGCGAAGGCGGCATGGTCGTCGCAAAACAAAAGCAAGATATTGACCGCGTCAAAACGCTCGCGCTGCATGGGCTTTCAGCAGACGCCTGGAAGCGCTTTTCGGATGAAGGCTTTAAGCACTATTACGTTGTTGACGTCGGCTACAAATATAACATGATGGATATCCAGGCGGCGCTGGGCATTCATCAATTGCAGCGGATCGAAAGCCGTTGGAAGCGCCGCCAGGAAATTTGGCAGGCATACAACAATACGTTTCGTGATCTGCCGATTACGCTCCCGGCGCCGCCTGAGAACAATACGCGCCACGCTTACCATTTATATACATTGCTGATTGATGAGAAGAGTGCGGGAATCTCAAGAGATGAGTTTGCTTCACAGTTGCACCAACTTAACATCGGCACAGGCATCCATTATTTAAGCATGACTGAACACCCCTGTTATCAAGAACGCTTTGGCTGGACCAACGCCGACTGCCCTCATGCCTTCCAAACCGGCAGGCAAACCGTGAGCCTGCCGCTCTCTCCTAAATTGTCGGACCTGGATGTCGAGCGCGTGATTGCTGCGGTTCGAAGCGCGATTTATTAGATACATTTGCGTTCTGCAAATGTAATATGAAAATAATTATGAGCGATAGGCCGTTTGATCGTACAGAATAACCATACTCTACGGCTTGAGAGCTGTAGTGTTTTTCCTTACTATACATTGGTCATGCCGCTTTTTTTGTACCAGGGCGGCGACAATCTCTGAGTTGTCAAACTCGTTTGGAAAGGGATTACGATGAGTAAGTATACCGTTTCACGTCGCTTTTTCCTGGCGGGCGGCTCTGCGTTAATGGCGGGTTGCGCGACGGGAAGAGTTCCATCATTAAAGAAGTTAGGGTATCGCTCACCCAATGATAAATTAAACTTGGGCGCTATCGGCGCCGGTGGTAAGGGCTCTGGCGATATTCTCGAACACGAAGGCTATGAGAATATCATTGCGTTGTGTGACGCCGACTGGCGTCGCGCCGACGGCACATTCCGTAAATGCCCGGATGCGCGCAAGTACAAAGATTTTCGCGAAATGCTTGACAAAGAAAACGATCTCGACGGCGTTACCATTTCAACGCCTGACCACATGCACGCTGTGGCGGCGATGCGCGCCATGAAAAAAGGCATGGCGGTCTATGTTCAAAAACCGTTGACCCACAACGTGTATGAAGCGCGTATGTTGACTGAAGCCGCGCGCAAGTATGGCGTCATTACCCAAATGGGCAACCAAGGCCACTCTGGCGACGGCATCCGCGACGCATGTGAAATAATCTGGGACGGCGCTATCGGCCAGGTTCGTGAAGTTCATTGCTGGACCAACCGCCCCATCTGGAATCAGGGCATGAAAGACATGCTGCCCGCACAACCCGTTCCTGAGGGTATCGACTGGGACCAGTGGTTAGGACCGGCCCCTTGGCGTCCATTTAACGAAGGCTATGCGCCGTTCAGCTGGCGCGGCTGGTGGGATTTCGGCACCGGCGCGTTGGGCGATATGGCCTGCCACATTCTCGACGCCCCTTACTGGACTCTCCAATTGGGTTACCCGACCAGCGTCGAATGCATCCACCAAAAAGGCGGCACTGACCAATCGCCTCCGACCGAATCCATCATTCGGTTTGAGTTCCCGGCGCGCGGCAGTTTCGCTCCGTTGACCTTCTACTGGTATGACGGCAACTTGAAACCCAAACGCCCCAAAGACATTGACGAAGATATTCGTCTGGGCGATTTGGGACGCGACGGCAACATCAGCGAAAGCGGTTCGTTGTTCGTCGGCGACGAAGGCTACATCACCATGGGCACCTATGGAAACAGCAGTCCGCGCTTGTTGCCGGAACGCAAGTTCCAGAATTACAAAAAGCCGGGCGGTTATATTCCTCGCGTTGCCGACCAAAACCACTACCGCGCATGGGCGTGGGGAATCAAAAGTGGAAAACAACCCAGCGGCAACTTTGATTATGCTGGGCCGTTCACTGAAATGGTCTTGTTGGGCAACTTGTCAATTCGCTGCCCGGGCCAAAAACTGGATTGGGACGGCGATCACATGCGCGTCACCAACTATCCAGAAGCCAATCAGTTCGTCAAACGTTCGTATCGCTCTGGTTACGAATTGACTTAAGAATTGTTTCCATCAACAATCAGGCCCAATCCGCTGCGTCGGGTTGGGTCTTTTTCTTTTTCTGCACAATGGAAATTTATGCATCAGGCATGTGTCAGCCTTGCCCTTGCCACTTAACTTGAAGGCGTTTCTAATGAACAAAACCAAGCGCTTATTGAGTGATTTGAATTCATACTGAGAATTTCTATGACAGATACTTGGGTTCCGCTTCATCAAATCCAAACGCCGAACTTGCAGAACAATTTGCAATACCTGCAATCACGTTCGCATGAAGCCATGCAATGGTTGTCGAACGCCTACGAAAGCGAAGCGCTTACCTTGCAGCAAAGCGGCGCTTCGATTCGCTGCCGGACGGCGG encodes:
- a CDS encoding Gfo/Idh/MocA family oxidoreductase, with translation MSKYTVSRRFFLAGGSALMAGCATGRVPSLKKLGYRSPNDKLNLGAIGAGGKGSGDILEHEGYENIIALCDADWRRADGTFRKCPDARKYKDFREMLDKENDLDGVTISTPDHMHAVAAMRAMKKGMAVYVQKPLTHNVYEARMLTEAARKYGVITQMGNQGHSGDGIRDACEIIWDGAIGQVREVHCWTNRPIWNQGMKDMLPAQPVPEGIDWDQWLGPAPWRPFNEGYAPFSWRGWWDFGTGALGDMACHILDAPYWTLQLGYPTSVECIHQKGGTDQSPPTESIIRFEFPARGSFAPLTFYWYDGNLKPKRPKDIDEDIRLGDLGRDGNISESGSLFVGDEGYITMGTYGNSSPRLLPERKFQNYKKPGGYIPRVADQNHYRAWAWGIKSGKQPSGNFDYAGPFTEMVLLGNLSIRCPGQKLDWDGDHMRVTNYPEANQFVKRSYRSGYELT
- a CDS encoding DegT/DnrJ/EryC1/StrS family aminotransferase, coding for MNDSPNPFHDDYLVFGSPLIEDDEINEVVDSLRKGWIGAGPKVARFEQEFAAYKGTEQAAAVNSCTAGLHLSLLAAGLKPGDEVITTPLTFCATINSIIHSGATPVLADIDPRTMNIDPAEIEKKITRKTKALLPVHFAGRSCEMDSIIQLADRYDLKIIEDCAHAIETEYHGRRAGTIGDFGCFSFYVTKNMTTGEGGMVVAKQKQDIDRVKTLALHGLSADAWKRFSDEGFKHYYVVDVGYKYNMMDIQAALGIHQLQRIESRWKRRQEIWQAYNNTFRDLPITLPAPPENNTRHAYHLYTLLIDEKSAGISRDEFASQLHQLNIGTGIHYLSMTEHPCYQERFGWTNADCPHAFQTGRQTVSLPLSPKLSDLDVERVIAAVRSAIY
- a CDS encoding glycosyltransferase codes for the protein MKFFYLNAIEQNATYGAEVFMNRAFLQQGHETHTLDYRKYRQALPQAFLNAPDFDVFLLQRGDYFPLELVDACQRPRLFYSSELVSRCTDQLHLFQSNLFDHVLVRTPTCKQAIIDKGWMPGEKITVFLSAFDEQTHRPLEGIERDIDVLFVGGVTQRRREIITRLKKSFNIVACQAYGADMAKMFNRAKIAVNIHAEEFLDTETRVFECLGSGAFLISETLSNENPFQPDQHFVEVSSIDEMEEKISYYLEHDEERSRIADAGRKEAVANHSYFARAREIAEHMQRLLGQKKDWSKPALNREAVQRLIAPQSKPQPSAAAAASVQTKPGALRIGIVTTWFERGAAYVSKQYREALQENHEVFIYARGGETSGQGDPNWDDDRVTWGKPVQTSVPTAIDLNDFRAWLQKCQINTVIFNEQHWWAPVVGCSQMGIKTGAYVDYYTELTIPIFGCYDFLLCNTKRHFSAFDWHPQAKYVPWGTNTDLYKPTQYELVNPDVVTFFHSAGYNPSRKGTDFLVAAFRDVKGPARLVIHTQKPVQLQFPELAPLVNALQQEGRLVYEEKTVPAPGLYHVGDVYVYPSRLDGIGLTQAEALACGLPLIVSDNGPMNEFVDETNGRVVKIDRLYARNDGYYWPQCRVNIEDLTRQMQYYVDNKNQMPEMKRAARTYAETHLDWKKNTADLPTMMNELGVIPQDKKKIFYQQAQQYEQRRAALSARG
- a CDS encoding class I SAM-dependent methyltransferase, with protein sequence MKAAPTISILANCDRFDEQAQGFFDSILAQTYSQIELLVPKALFTCVQEKNNIGSISIKPISSSSQNTLWYKDAFAQASGDIIVFASPEIRYAADAFLYAASVFAQYPQCGTLIAQSRLLSQNGPLPFDPYDLIPLIRYDRLPPIETLFFAKQLCAGRVHQWSVEASMLGMVFSWMMHDVPIVVAQTEIGVMDGADDAQEETVESTLMDCKKRFEYQSRLLEIFSHDEVVKTYCPYSMTEIFCQAAEKIERLEGQSERFRNLVQRAAQSSQGTYRLEQLQAKLTGKSSDAEAQKTPIDPNFNAEHWWDSRYATGGNSGAGSYGANYMFKRDYINAVVRRFEVKSVIDLGCGDGYQIKEIDVEAYQGVDISASVVNRCRKLYENQPAFSFNVYDEIEMERYDLAMSLDVLYHVVEPDQYGLYLNRLVSHSGLILIYANATPRSDNTAHMLFRDHIAEIQKRAVSARIIEKVMNPLIPNVGFILFEITA